In one Lolium rigidum isolate FL_2022 chromosome 3, APGP_CSIRO_Lrig_0.1, whole genome shotgun sequence genomic region, the following are encoded:
- the LOC124694668 gene encoding uncharacterized protein LOC124694668 codes for MAWPPRALVLLFLVVLAGPISSAAGAKRHAIPDDLRDVVDDEEDEDWRHWGAPAKLPDRPNPPPDLSRMDPAALRAELLRGGQAGPSLGFVKLRLGVRRSQEDVMGIATRWTKVLRTGSVAAKFVAVDFGTLMFTMERGRDLREFKEFILGQPEAYEFKIGDQVFRRPGDPPLEQVIETLRKEKMNKSEDEL; via the exons ATGGCGTGGCCACCGCGCGCACTAGTCttgctcttcctcgtcgtcctggcCGGTCCCATCTCGTCGGCGGCAGGGGCGAAGCGGCACGCGATCCCGGACGACCTCCGCGACGTggtggacgacgaggaggacgaggactggCGGCACTGGGGCGCCCCCGCGAAACTCCCTGACCGGCCTAATCCGCCGCCGGACCTGTCGCGGATGGATCCCGCCGCGCTCCGGGCCGAGCTGCTCCGTGGCGGCCAGGCCGGGCCCTCGCTCGGCTTCGTCAAGCTCCGGCTCGGCGTCCGCCGGTCCCAGGAGGACGTCATGGGGATCGCCACGCGGTGGACCAAAGTGCTGCGGACCGGATCGGTGGCCGCCAAGTTCGTGGCCGTCGATTTCGGGACGCTCATGTTCACCATGGAAAGAGGCCGAGACTTACGCGAG TTCAAGGAGTTCATCTTGGGGCAGCCAGAGGCCTACGAGTTCAAGATCGGGGACCAAGTTTTCCGGCGACCTGGAGACCCACCATTGGAGCAGGTCATCGAGACGCTACGGAAGGAGAAGATGAATAAGTCTGAAGACGAACTCTAG